From the Arvicola amphibius chromosome 2, mArvAmp1.2, whole genome shotgun sequence genome, one window contains:
- the LOC119807019 gene encoding vomeronasal type-1 receptor 100-like yields MSSLRNVLNFQTGLGVLANMFLLFFYTFIILVHRPKTTDMISCILAFTHIVLLLTGTDIWLTDIFGSLNIETDLKCKTTFYINRVMRGLSICITCLLSVLQAVTISPSTSFLAKFKYKLKKYMICALVFILSFNFSFISHQLLYSGAFTNVSVTNQMKVTKFCSLFPMNFIIWALILTVTISRDVFLVGVMLTTSAYMVIILFRHQRQHKHLHSLSHLRASPEKRATQTILLLVVCFVVMYWVDFIISSSAVMLWMYDPVILSVQKFIMNVYPVITPLVQISSDNRIINMLKNLRSKSHQIY; encoded by the coding sequence ATGTCATCATTAAGGAACGTCCTTAATTTCCAAACTGGACTTGGAGTCCTGGCCAatatgtttctcctttttttctacaCTTTCATAATCCTAGTTCACAGACCTAAGACCACGGACATGATCTCCTGTATATTGGCCTTCACCCACATAGTGCTGCTCCTCACTGGAACGGATATTTGGCTTACAGACATATTTGGTTCACTGAACATTGAGACTGACTTAAAATGTAAGACAACCTTTTACATAAACAGAGTGATGAGAGGCCTCTCCATCTGcatcacctgcctcctgagtgtgttgCAGGCTGTCACTATCAGTCCCAGTACCTCTTTTTtggcaaaatttaaatataaactaaaaaaatatatgatttgtgctttagtatttattttgtctttcaacTTTTCATTCATTAGCCACCAGCTCCTCTATTCTGGTGCTTTTACCAATGTGAGTGTGACCAACCAGATGAAGGTGACTAAattctgctctctctttcccatGAACTTCATCATCTGGGCACTGATTTTAACAGTGACAATCTCCAGAGATGTATTTCTTGTAGGAGTTATGCTGACCACAAGTGCATACATGGTGATCATCTTGTTCAGACATCAGAGGCAACACAAGCATCTTCACAGCCTCAGCCACCTGAGAGCATCCCCTGAGAAAAGGGCCACCCAGACCATCTTGCTGCTGGTGGTTTGCTTTGTGGTCATGTACTGGGTGGACTTCATCATCTCATCTTCTGCAGTCATGTTGTGGATGTATGACCCTGTCATCCTGAGTGTTCAGAAGTTTATCATGAATGTCTATCCCGTAATTACTCCTTTGGTACAAATCAGTTCTGATAATAGAATAATTAATATGCTAAAAAACTTGAGGTCAAAGTCTCACCAGATTTATTAA